In Capsicum annuum cultivar UCD-10X-F1 chromosome 11, UCD10Xv1.1, whole genome shotgun sequence, one genomic interval encodes:
- the LOC107846385 gene encoding uncharacterized protein LOC107846385 produces MSKKKLVQGDTIEVTQVCSSIIDRKAAENKDDPRAITIPCTIGTHEFAKALCDLGVCINLMPFFVYKKICLDIPTPTSMQLLIEDQSIIRPVVILFDVLMNVDKFILLADFVVLDSEMDQELPITLGHPFLAIVRAIVDLELGEMKFRVQEDMVSFKIYKSKKQTAELQVVSMVDVENENMNEEEFKDPP; encoded by the coding sequence ATGTCCAAGAAGAAACTTGTTCAAGGTGATACTATTGAGGTCACTCAAGTATGTAGCTCTATAATCGATAGAAAGGCTGCGGAAAATAAAGATGACCCCAGAGCAATCACTATTCCATGCACAATTGGGACACATGAatttgcaaaagctctatgtgaccttggtgTGTGCATCAACTTAATGCCTTTTTTCGTATACAAAAAAATTTGTTTAGATATCCCAACGCCAACCTCTATGCAACTCTTGATAGAAGATCAGTCTATTATAAGGCCGGTGGTCATATTGTTTGACGTCCTTATGAATGTGGACAAGTTTATTCTCCTAGCAGATTTTGTGGTATTAGATAGTGAAATGGACCAAGAGTTGCCTATCACTCTTGGTCATCCTTTCTTAGCTATTGTGAGAGCCATTGTCGATCTAGAGTTGGGGGAGATGAAATTTAGAGTGCAAGAGGATAtggtctctttcaaaatttacAAGTCAAAGAAGCAAACTGCGGAGTTGCAAGTAGTATCCATGGTGGATGTTGAAAATGAGAATATGAATGAAGAGGAGTTCAAAGACCCACCTTAA